A genomic window from Sphaeramia orbicularis unplaced genomic scaffold, fSphaOr1.1, whole genome shotgun sequence includes:
- the LOC115416848 gene encoding uncharacterized protein LOC115416848, giving the protein MDANDGASGSQSDVMQSARHLLQLLASTGRQQGSDIANQDMREQRQGGHHGGIAYQQERPSVQMEMTRSFPGIFTKSRGKRRFPAANLVPAKKFKPLEVAFYLLPKQFEKTPKEQEQIIHLQAGLGRRTAHLDESTTHEELCDALKVLFPKLGTVTGGWLLYTSSGGWGSRKLSLVAPDDTGYTGKLLKAASRGGKNLYIAPIQEELSTNSLPLTDDAFRNMPKSTCQKCEAAVPLPLLTEHIKSCDVIHVGSDDNLINVDSGDPEESKSADMQECPVCTKMFPTDFIEAHASSCGESAGNEVMHASTVIMEEQAAMPGPSGTCAAVTDGWLTVSDPTKAISQCVDSFLRIHEVETPLLLSMDIRRSPAEQDMALISFYKRPNVEWGRPLNCRLEGDTAIGQGVTRFFLSTCIEKLKSGFCINFANSNVTRLFEGEPGHLVPSASHFLVESDMFLVAGRMLGHSFLHGGPCLSGFSPAVVHVLLGGSPETATVTLEDCPDLDIRETIALLEGESKLSEKDTVSVQDLAHAWDFPSLTENNRKWLFEKLLIHAVIGRVTRQIKQLRRGLKETPMWTVLTQRPDTVAILFPKRGEGNFSPEQH; this is encoded by the exons ATGGATGCGAATGATGGCGCTTCG GGAAGTCAGTCTGATGTTATGCAGTCAGCCAGGCACTTACTGCAGTTACTCGCATCGACAGGGAGACAACAGGGCAGTGATATCGCAAATCAAGACATGAG AGAACAGAGGCAGGGAGGTCACCATGGTGGTATAGCCTATCAGCAAGAAAGACCCTCTGTGCAAATGGAAATGACCAG GTCCTTCCCAGGTATTTTTACAAAGTCTCGAGGAAAGAGACGCTTTCCTGCAGCCAATCTTGTTCCTGCCAAGAAATTCAAGCCACTTGAAGTGGCCTTCTACTTGCTGCCAAAGCAGTTTGAGAAAACTCCAAAAGAGCAGGAACAAATCATCCATTTGCAGGCAGGGCTGGGTCGTAGGACTGCTCATCTAGATGAGAGCACAACACATGAAGAG TTATGTGATGCCCTCAAAGTTTTATTCCCAAAACTGGGGACAGTTACTGGCGGGTGGCTGCTTTACACATCCTCAG GTGGATGGGGTAGCCGAAAACTCTCTCTTGTGGCTCCTGACGACACTGGCTATACAGGCAAGCTCTTGAAGGCTGCAAGTCGTGGGGGTAAAAATCTTTACATCGCCCCTATTCAAGAAGAGCTTAGCACAAATTCCCTTCCATTAACTGACGACGCCTTTAGAAACATGCCAAAATCCACATGTCAAAAGTGTGAAGCAGCAGTTCCCCTTCCACTCCTGACAGAGCACATCAAGTCTTGTGATGTTATTCATGTTGGCAGTGATGATAACCTGATTAATGTGGATAGTGGAGACCCGGAAGAGAGCAAAT CAGCAGATATGCAGGAATGTCCTGTCTGCACAAAAATGTTTCCCACTGACTTTATTGAGGCACATGCTTCTTCATGTGGGGAAAG TGCAGGAAATGAAGTGATGCATGCAAGCACTGTCATTATGGAAGAGCAAGCCGCAATGCCTGGCCCATCAGGAACATGTGCAGCAGTCACAGATG gCTGGTTAACTGTCAGTGACCCCACCAAGGCCATATCTCAGTGTGTGGACAGCTTTCTCCGTATTCATGAAGTGGAGACTCCTTTACTTCTCAGCATGGACATCAGAAGAAGTCCTGCTGAACAGGATATGGCCCTTATCTCTTTCTACAAGCGACCTAATGTGGAATGGGGACGGCCCCTGAATTGCAGACTTGAAG GTGATACTGCTATTGGACAGGGGGTAACTCGCTTTTTTTTGTCAACATGTATAGAAAAGCTGAAGTCTGGGTTTTGCATCAATTTTG CAAACTCCAATGTTACACGGCTTTTTGAAGGAGAGCCTGGTCATCTAGTCCCTTCAGCCTCTCATTTCCTTGTGGAAAGTGATATGTTCTTGGTGGCGGGGAGAATGCTAGGCCACTCCTTTCTTCATGGAGGACCATGCCTGTCGGGATTCAGCCCTGCTGTTGTTCATGTCCTTCTTGGTGGAAGTCCTGAAACAGCAACTGTTACACTAGAGGACTGTCCAGACCTGGACATCAGAGAAACAATTGCACTT CTTGAAGGGGAATCCAAACTCTCAGAGAAGGATACAGTAAGTGTCCAGGATTTAGCCCATGCCTGGGACTTCCCTTCCCTGACTGAGAACAACAGGAAATGGCTTTTTGAAAAACTATTGATCCATGCT gtCATCGGACGTGTTACGAGACAAATTAAGCAGCTGAGACGAGGTCTTAAAGAAACCCCAATGTGGACAGTACTGACTCAAAGACCTGATACAGTGGCCATCCTTTTTCCAAAACGGGGAGAAGGAAATTTCAGCCCCGAG CAACACTAA